In the genome of Nitratireductor sp. GISD-1A_MAKvit, the window GGAAGGTAAGAACTTTCAGCCCGCGTTCGGCTTCGCGTTCTGCGTCCTTGATGAAGCTCTGGAGCTGTTCGGTCATTTGCGCGGCCATCGCGGCACGGGCTTCGTCGGCAGAAGGTAGTTTCTTCGGATCGCCGAGGCGGGCGGCGACTTCCTTGGTTTTCGCGCCGGTCAGGCGGGTGAGACTGTAAATCTCGCCGCGATAATCGACGGCGACGAAGCCGCGCCGGTCGCCACGCGCGAGCGTGAAGCCGCGTTCTTTCAGGGCAATTTCGAAGGCCGCGCCGGAATCGGAGTGCTTCCAGCATTTCTGGAAAAGCGCCCTGAGCTGCTTGGGATCGAGCCCGGCACGGCGGGCCTGCTGCCACTCGGCGCGGCTGAAATTCAGTGGATCGCGCAGGCTGCGATCCTCAAGCCCGCGCGGCATGTCCCAGCCATGGTCGCGATAGAGCTGCTGCGAGACATCGCGCAGCTTGACCTTGTAGTGCGGCATGTTGAGCGCCCGCATGCGCTCAGGGTCGATCCGCGACCAGACAACATGCGCGTGCCGTCGCCCGTCCTTTTCATGGAAGACGACGGCGCGCGGCTGGTTCTCCAGGCCCAGCTTTTCTTCAATTTGTGAAATCGCCTGCTCGAAGGCTTCGATGCTGACATTCTCCCCCGCAGGCGGGTTCAGGCTCATCGAGAAGAGATGCTTGCGGCAGCGTGTGCCGCTGGCAATGGCATCGGCCTCGTGGAAGGCACCGAGCAGATCATCACTCGCAAAGCCGCGCACGTCATGCAGCTCGACATGATCGTTATCCCGCATGGCAAGCAGGTAGCGGGCGAGCTGCGGGCCGTCGCCGCGTTCCTTGGCCTTGAGGATCATGGCCCGTCCCCCGGATTCTTGCCGAGCGCGCGCAGCAGATCGGCCCGCAGGGCGGACACCTCCCGGCAGGCTTGCTGAAGATCGGCTTCGGTTTCAGGGGTGACGGGCAGCGAGCCCGTGTTCACGGCCTTGGCGAGCTGGTTCAGATTCGAGGACAGGCGCGATTGGCCGAGCGCCGCCAGGACGCGCGCCAGCGCTTCGTGATCCTTGACCGGGCTGTTGCCCTGCCGTTTGCGCGGGGCGGCATTCTGGCCGAACAGCCGCTCGCGGATATAGACGCCGAGCGGCTTGCGGCCTGCTTCTGCCAGTAACTGCGCCTTCTCGGCGTAGGTCAGCCGCAGCGAGAAGGGCGAAGGATATTTCGCCGGTTTATCAGCATGTTGGTGAAACTCATGGCGAAGGATCGTCATGGCCGCACCTCAGACCCTTAGCCGGGTCTAGCTGTGCGAGATGGCGCTCCCATTCATCCAGC includes:
- a CDS encoding relaxase/mobilization nuclease domain-containing protein, yielding MILKAKERGDGPQLARYLLAMRDNDHVELHDVRGFASDDLLGAFHEADAIASGTRCRKHLFSMSLNPPAGENVSIEAFEQAISQIEEKLGLENQPRAVVFHEKDGRRHAHVVWSRIDPERMRALNMPHYKVKLRDVSQQLYRDHGWDMPRGLEDRSLRDPLNFSRAEWQQARRAGLDPKQLRALFQKCWKHSDSGAAFEIALKERGFTLARGDRRGFVAVDYRGEIYSLTRLTGAKTKEVAARLGDPKKLPSADEARAAMAAQMTEQLQSFIKDAEREAERGLKVLTFRRSELTGRHRHERQALKEAHEERWLAETKARAARLPRGFSGIWHRITGRYGRIRKQNEHEAWQATLRDRAERENLIIRQLDERRALQQEIQGQREQQQADLLLLRQDIARYRDMAAPERQHEDRKPEREGRSRSGKRRRRRTRSPRME